The genomic interval TCGAAATGCTTGCATCCATTATGGAACAACTTACCGGTCGTCGTATGGAAATGGCAGGTGTGCCGGAGAGTCAATGGCAGCAATTGCGAGAAGAGTTTCTTTCTACGCAGCAACTCGATGGTCCAACCGAAACGGAATCAAAAGAAGAAGATCCTTTTATAGCAGAAGCCCGTAAATTAGTCGGGGATGATTTGCTAGAAATTAAAGAATAATTAGGAGGTACGAACAATGGGTATGCGTGGTGGCATGGGGAACATGCAAAATATGATGAAACAAATGCAAAAAATGCAAAAGAAAATGGCAGAGGCACAAGAAAAACTAGGTGAAGAAAAAATCGAAGGAACAGCTGGCGGCGGGATGGTTACCGTGATTGTGACAGGTCATAAAGAAATCGTCGATGTCACGATTAAACCTGAAGTAGTCGATCCGGATGATATCGAAATGTTACAAGACTTAGTATTAGCGGCAACAAATGATGCCTTAAAGAAAGCAGAAGAATTAACGAACCAAACGATGGGTCAATTTACAAAAGGCATGAATCTGCCGTTTTAAATAGCAAGAAAAGAAACTTCCGTAACGGAGGTTTCTTTTCTGTCATGGAAGGAAGGATACGATGCATTATCCAGAACCGATTTCAAAGCTCATTGACAGCTTTATGAAGTTACCGGGTATCGGACCGAAAACAGCAGCGAGACTCGCTTTTTTTGTGTTAGGGATGAAGGAAGATACGGTGTTAGACTTTGCGAAAGCGCTGATTAACGCGAAGAGAAATCTTTCCTATTGTTCAGTGTGCGGTCATATTACCGATCAGGATCCGTGTATGATTTGTGAAGACCAGCGTCGAGATCGAGACGTGATTTGTGTGGTGCAGGACCCGAAAGACGTCATTGCGATGGAGAAAATGCGTGAGTTTAACGGGCTGTATCATGTGTTACATGGCAGTATTTCGCCGATGGATGGAATTGGACCGGAGGATATTAATATCCCTGATTTATTGAAGCGCCTGCAGGATGAGACGGTGCAGGAAGTCATTCTGGCAACCAATCCAAATATTGAGGGAGAAGCCACAGCGATGTATATTTCTAGACTGTTGAAGCCATCAGGTATTAAAGTGACAAGAATTGCTCATGGCTTACCAGTCGGCGGTGATTTAGAATATGCAGATGAAGTAACATTATCGAAAGCAATTGAAGGACGAAGAGAAATTTAAAGCGTGTGGGGGAAGAAAGATGTTCTTTCGGCGAAAAAAAAGACTGAGACATGAATATGATGCAGCATTGATACAGCAGCTAGAGTATTTTAAACAAAATTGGATGAATCAAAAAACCTTGCTGGAAAGAAGTGTCGACCCATCTGAAGAGGCGAAAGCAACATTAAAAATTGCAGAATTAAAGTATTTTTATATGTTTAGGGAAGCGAAGCAAAGACAAGCGAAGGTAAAGAGATGATGTTTGTAGAGGACTATTAGGAGAGATCTGATAGTCTTTTTTTATTTTATATTCAATGCTTACACAGTTCTTAATAAATGAATGATGACATATGAATAGGGTACAAGCTCAAAAGGAGGCGAAAGCTTGGAACCTGTCGTATTTGTTGCAATCATTGCAGGCTTAATCCTACTGTTGCTCATTGTTGGAGCACCATTAAAACCAATCCGATATGTAGGACAAGTGATTATTAAACTTGTGATTGGAGCAGTTTTTCTTTTCTTTCTAAACACATTAGGTAATCAAGTAGGTATACATGTACCAATCAATTTCGTTACTTCAGCAATAGCGGGAGTGTTGGGGATTCCTGGTGTTGCTGCACTAGCCGCCATTGATTATTGGGTAATATGAGAATCTAAGAAACTATCTTAGATTCTTTTTGTTATGTATTTATTAAACTAATTATTATTGACTTTTAATTAGATAGTTGATATTATATTAAAGGTCGCTGATGCGACACTAAACTTCTTTCTTAAAAATAAAAAGTGTTGACTTTGATTAGTGTATGTGATATATTGTAAAAGTCGCTTGCGAGAGAAGTGATAAATCGTTCTTTGAAAACTGAACAAAACAAAGCGCCAACGTTAATTTTTAAGTGAGCACACACTATAAAAAAGTGCAACATGAGCAAGTCAAATTCTATCGGAGAGTTTGATCCTGGCTCAGGACGAACGCTGGCGGCGTGCCTAATACATGCAAGTCGAGCGAATCAATGGGAGCTTGCTCCCTGAGATTAGCGGCGGACGGGTGAGTAACACGTGGGTAACCTGCCTGTAAGACTGGGATAACTTCGGGAAACCGGAGCTAATACCGGATAGTTTCTTTTCTCGCATGAGAGAAGATGGAAAGATGGTTTTGCTATCACTTACAGATGGACCCGCGGCGCATTAGCTGGTTGGTGAGGTAACGGCTCACCAAGGCGACGATGCGTAGCCGACCTGAGAGGGTGATCGGCCACACTGGGACTGAGACACGGCCCAGACTCCTACGGGAGGCAGCAGTAGGGAATCTTCCGCAATGGACGAAAGTCTGACGGAGCAACGCCGCGTGAGCGAAGAAGGCCTTCGGGTCGTAAAGCTCTGTTGTTAGGGAAGAACAAGTACGAGAGTAACTGCTCGTACCTTGACGGTACCTAACCAGAAAGCCACGGCTAACTACGTGCCAGCAGCCGCGGTAATACGTAGGTGGCAAGCGTTGTCCGGAATTATTGGGCGTAAAGCGCGCGCAGGCGGTCCTTTAAGTCTGATGTGAAAGCCCACGGCTCAACCGTGGAGGGTCATTGGAAACTGGGGGACTTGAGTGCAGAAGAGGAGAGTGGAATTCCACGTGTAGCGGTGAAATGCGTAGAGATGTGGAGGAACACCAGTGGCGAAGGCGACTCTCTGGTCTGTAACTGACGCTGAGGCGCGAAAGCGTGGGGAGCAAACAGGATTAGATACCCTGGTAGTCCACGCCGTAAACGATGAGTGCTAAGTGTTAGAGGGTTTCCGCCCTTTAGTGCTGCAGCTAACGCATTAAGCACTCCGCCTGGGGAGTACGGCCGCAAGGCTGAAACTCAAAGGAATTGACGGGGGCCCGCACAAGCGGTGGAGCATGTGGTTTAATTCGAAGCAACGCGAAGAACCTTACCAGGTCTTGACATCCTCTGCCAACCCTAGAGATAGGGCGTTCCCCTTCGGGGGACAGAGTGACAGGTGGTGCATGGTTGTCGTCAGCTCGTGTCGTGAGATGTTGGGTTAAGTCCCGCAACGAGCGCAACCCTTGATCTTAGTTGCCAGCATTCAGTTGGGCACTCTAAGGTGACTGCCGGTGACAAACCGGAGGAAGGTGGGGATGACGTCAAATCATCATGCCCCTTATGACCTGGGCTACACACGTGCTACAATGGATGGTACAAAGAGCTGCGAACCCGCGAGGGTAAGCGAATCTCATAAAGCCATTCTCAGTTCGGATTGTAGGCTGCAACTCGCCTACATGAAGCCGGAATCGCTAGTAATCGCGGATCAGCATGCCGCGGTGAATACGTTCCCGGGCCTTGTACACACCGCCCGTCACACCACGAGAGTTTGTAACACCCGAAGTCGGTGAGGTAACCTTTTGGAGCCAGCCGCCTAAGGTGGGATAGATGATTGGGGTGAAGTCGTAACAAGGTAGCCGTATCGGAAGGTGCGGCTGGATCACCTCCTTTCTAAGGAAACATGAAGAATTTCGGTTCTTCATTAAAGAGGCGCTTTTGTTTTGTTCAGTTTTGAATGAGTGATTCATTCTTAATAAGATAGTTATGTAAATGGGCCTATAGCTCAGCTGGTTAGAGCGCACGCCTGATAAGCGTGAGGTCGGTGGTTCGAGTCCACTTAGGCCCACCATTTACTTTTTGGGGCCTTAGCTCAGCTGGGAGAGCGCCTGCCTTGCACGCAGGAGGTCAGCGGTTCGATCCCGCTAGGCTCCACCAAATGATACTTGTTCTTTGAAAACTAGATAATAGATAGAAGGCAATATTTTTTGCGTCAATTTTCAAAACACCGAGTAAGATTTTTTGAATGGTTAAGTTAGAAAGGGCGCACGGTGGATGCCTTGGCACTAGGAGCCGATGAAGGACGGGACTAACACCGATATGCTTCGGGGAGCTGTAAGTAAGCTTTGATCCGGAGATTTCCGAATGGGGAAACCCACTGTTCGTAATGGGACAGTATCTTTACCTGAATACATAGGGTACTGAAGGCAGACCCGGGGAACTGAAACATCTAAGTACCCGGAGGAAGAGAAAGCAAACGCGATTTCCTGAGTAGCGGCGAGCGAAACGGAATTAGCCCAAACCAAGAGGCTTGCCTCTTGGGGTTGTAGGACACTCTACATGGAGTTACAAAGGAACGGGGTAAATGAAGAGATCTGGAAAGGTCCGTCAGAGAAGGTAAAAACCCTGTAGTTGAAACTTCGTTCCCTCCTGAGTGGATCCTGAGTACGGCGGGACACGTGAAATCCCGTCGGAAGCAGGGAGGACCATCTCCCAAGGCTAAATACTCCCTAGTGACCGATAGTGAACCAGTACCGTGAGGGAAAGGTGAAAAGCACCCCGGAAGGGGAGTGAAAGAGAACCTGAAACCGTGTGCCTACAAGTAGTCAGAGCCCGTTCATGGGTGATGGCGTGCCTTTTGTAGAATGAACCGGCGAGTTACGATTTCATGCAAGGTTAAGTTGATGAGACGGAGCCGCAGCGAAAGCGAGTCTGAATAGGGCGAATGAGTATGAGGTCGTAGACCCGAAACCAGGTGATCTACCCATGTCCAGGGTGAAGTTCAGGTAACACTGAATGGAGGCCCGAACCCACGCACGTTGAAAAGTGCGGGGATGAGGTGTGGGTAGCGGAGAAATTCCAATCGAACTTGGAGATAGCTGGTTCTCTCCGAAATAGCTTTAGGGCTAGCCTCGAGATTGAGAGTATTGGAGGTAGAGCACTGATTGGACTAGGGGCCCCCATCGGGTTACCGAATTCAGTCAAACTCCGAATGCCAAATACTTATACTCGGGAGTCAGACTGCGAGTGATAAGATCCGTAGTCAAAAGGGAAACAGCCCAGACCACCAGCTAAGGTCCCAAAGTTTATGTTAAGTGGAAAAGGATGTGGAGTTGCTTAGACAACCAGGATGTTGGCTTAGAAGCAGCCACCATTTAAAGAGTGCGTAATAGCTCACTGGTCGAGTGACTCCGCGCCGAAAATGTACCGGGGCTAAACATAACACCGAAGCTGTGGATGGACATCTACGATGTCCGTGGTAGGAGAGCGTTCTAAGGGCGTTGAAGCTAGACCGGAAGGACTGGTGGAGCGCTTAGAAGTGAGAATGCCGGTATGAGTAGCGAAAGAAGGGTGAGAATCCCTTCCACCGAATATCTAAGGTTTCCTGAGGAAGGCTCGTCCGCTCAGGGTTAGTCGGGACCTAAGCCGAGGCTGAAAAGCGTAGGCGATGGACAACAGGTTGATATTCCTGTACCACCTATACATCGTTTGAGCGATGGGGGGACGCAGGAGGATAGGGTAAGCGCGCTGTTGGATATGCGCGTCCAAGCAGTTAGGCTGGAAACGAGGCAAATCCCGTTTCCGTTAAGGCTGAGCTGTGATGGCGAGGGAAATAAAGTACCGAAGTTCCTGATTCCACACTGCCAAGAAAAGCCTCTAGTGAGATGTAGGGTGCCCGTACCGCAAACCGACACAGGTAGATGAGGAGAGAATCCTAAGGTGTTCGAGAGAACTCTCGTTAAGGAACTCGGCAAAATGACCCCGTAACTTCGGGAGAAGGGGTGCTCATTAGGGTGTTAAAGCCCAGATGAGCCGCAGTGAATAGGCCCAGGCGACTGTTTAGCAAAAACACAGGTCTCTGCGAAACCGCAAGGTGAAGTATAGGGGCTGACACCTGCCCGGTGCTGGAAGGTTAAGAGGAGAGGTTAGCGCAAGCGAAGCTTTGAATTGAAGCCCCAGTAAACGGCGGCCGTAACTATAACGGTCCTAAGGTAGCGAAATTCCTTGTCGGGTAAGTTCCGACCCGCACGAAAGGTGTAACGATCTGGGCACTGTCTCAACGAGAGACTCGGTGAAATTATAGTACCTGTGAAGATGCAGGTTACCCGCGACAGGACGGAAAGACCCCGTGGAGCTTTACTGCAGCCTGATATTGAATTTTGGTACAGCTTGTACAGGATAGGTAGGAGCCTGTGAAGCCGGAGCGCCAGCTTCGGTGGAGGCGTTGGTGGGATACTACCCTGGCTGTATTGACATTCTAACCCGCACCCCTGATCGGGGTGGGAGACAGTGTCAGGTGGGCAGTTTGACTGGGGCGGTCGCCTCCTAAAAGGTAACGGAGGCGCCCAAAGGTTCCCTCAGAATGGTTGGAAATCATTCGTAGAGTGTAAAGGCACAAGGGAGCTTGACTGCGAGACCTACAAGTCGAGCAGGGACGAAAGTCGGGCTTAGTGATCCGGTGGTTCCGCATGGAAGGGCCATCGCTCAACGGATAAAAGCTACCCCGGGGATAACAGGCTTATCTCCCCCAAGAGTCCACATCGACGGGGAGGTTTGGCACCTCGATGTCGGCTCATCGCATCCTGGGGCTGTAGTCGGTCCCAAGGGTTGGGCTGTTCGCCCATTAAAGCGGTACGCGAGCTGGGTTCAGAACGTCGTGAGACAGTTCGGTCCCTATCCGTCGTGGGCGCAGGAAATTTGAGAGGAGCTGTCCTTAGTACGAGAGGACCGGGATGGACGCACCGCTGGTGTACCAGTTGTCTTGCCAAAGGCATCGCTGGGTAGCTATGTGCGGACGGGATAAGTGCTGAAAGCATCTAAGCATGAAGCCCCCCTCAAGATGAGATTTCCCATAGCGTAAGCTAGTAAGACCCCTGAAAGATGATCAGGTTGATAGGTCAGAGGTGGAAGTGTGGCGACACATGGAGCTGACTGATACTAATCGGTCGAGGACTTAACCTATTGTTTTGATAACACGCAATGCTTTCTTATTATCTAGTTTTGAAGGAACAAGCCTTCTACATAATGTCTGGTAATGATGGCGAAGAGGTCACACCCGTTCCCATTCCGAACACGGAAGTTAAGCTCTTCAGCGCCGATGGTAGTTGGGGGTTTCCCCCTGTGAGAGTAGGACGTTGCCAGGCAAGCATGAGATCAGCTGAAAAGCTGATCTTTTTTATGTTTTAGCACGAAGAAATCAATGGGAATTTTTCTTTAATCAGCATATGCCTTATAAACTTTCAAAGAGACATACACGTATCGAATACCTTTATCATACATTGTTATGAGCAGTTATCCCAGTTCTCTTAAACTATTTATATAGTAGGTATAAGAAAAAAAGTTTTTGGAGAGAATGCAGGTATGGAGGTGGAGATGTTGGAAACAACAACAACCGAAAAAACGGCAGGGGAAACATGCGTGGTTTGTGAATGTAGAAAAACATCAGGTATTCATGTATATACATCATTTATTTGCGAGGAATGTGAGCGTGAGATCATTACAACGGATACGAAGGATGAGCGGTATAAATATTATCTCAAGCAATTAAAAAAAATTACACATCCTGAAATCTTTTCGTAAGAATATATTTAGAGAATCAGAGAGTCAAGGAAACGGTCCCCTTGGCTTTTTATTATGTATAAAAGTATATCTATGGGGAGAGAAAGAAATTTTTATTTGGTAAAATAAGAATATGAATCCATAGATTGAGGGAAGAGATACATGAATCAATTACAGACACCGTTATTTAGCGCTTTAGCAGCTTTTCATAAAGAAAATAAAGTTTCCTATCATGTACCAGGACATAAAAACGGACAAATATTTATGAAGCAAGGCAGAAAGATGTATGAGTCTTTACTTCAAATAGACGCAACTGAGCTATCAGGATTAGATGATTTGCATGCACCAGAAGGTCCAATTAAAGAAGCTGAGCAGCTATTAGCTAACCTCTATGATGTGCAGAACAGTTATTTTCTTGTAAATGGCTCGACTGTAGGAAATATAGCAATGATTATGGGAACATGTGAAGAGGGAGATACTGTACTTGTCCAACGTAATTGCCATAAATCTATTCTGCATGGCCTTATGTTAGCCGACGTTAAACCGGTATTTTTACAACCAACGATTTATAAAGAGTGGGAAGTTGCTGGAGGGCTTGATGTTCAGCTGATCACAGAGGCTTTGAACTTGTATCCAGAGACAAAGGCGATTATTTTGACTTCTCCTAATTATTATGGTCTCAGTCAGGAGTTATCCTCCATTATAACAGTAGCCCATAATAAAGGAATTCCAGTATTAGTCGATGAAGCACATGGAGCTCATTTCTCTGCCAATAATCAATTTCCACAAAGTGCAATTGAAGCAGGAGCAGATGTAGTGGTCCACTCAGCTCATAAAACGTTGCCTGCGATGACAATGGGCTCTTATTTACATGTGAATACTACCTTAGTTAGTAGAGAACGAATTGAATGGTACTTACAAATGCTACAGTCAAGCAGCCCATCTTATCCAATAATGGGGTCACTTGATTTGGCGCGAGCATATTTAGCTGCTTTTACAGAGGATGATTGTCAATTCCTTATCAAGAGAATAGCTGACTTTAAGGACCAGCTATCTGCCGTTAAAGAAGTTGAAGTGTTAGAACCGCCTAAAGGTGTTGTAGCTGACCCGCTAAAGGTGAGTATTCGATCAACACAGGGACTAAGTGGTTATGAAGTACAAGCTTTACTTGAAGAAGCAGGTATTTATTCTGAATTGGCGGATCCCCGCAATGTCTTACTCATATTGCCATTATTAAAAAAGGAACAGTTTTATCCTTTACGACAGACCATTGAACAAATACAAGGAGCGTTAAAAGGGAAGAAGGGACAAAATAGTACTTCTTCTATGATTCAATGGAAGGAAGAAGCAATCATAACAACACTAGTAGTATCTTATTCAGATATGAAGCAAATGAAAACAAAACAAGTTTTATTAAATGAAGCAATTGGTCAAGTTTCAGCAGAAATGGTCATTCCATATCCTCCAGGGATTCCTTTTATTATGCCTGGGGAAATGATTACAGCTGAGAAAGTGGCGACTTTAAAACATTTATTAGCACATAAATCCCGTTTTCACGGTGGACAAGCATTGATGAGTGGTGAGCTTATCGTTTACGAATCTGGGTCTGTCCGTTAAAATGATATACTAGCAGTAAAATAATGAACGGTGGGATAAGCGATGAATCGTGGAGCATTTATTACATTGGAAGGGCCTGAAGGTGCTGGAAAAACAACGATATTGCAACTTTTAGGAGCTGCCTTAGAAAAGGAAGGACATCGTGTTGTTGTAACTAGGGAACCAGGCGGAATTCCAATTGCAGAACAAATTCGAGAAGTGATTTTAAATAAAGAGAATACAGCGATGGATTCAAGAACGGAAGCTTTATTGTATGCTGCAGCAAGGCGTCAGCATCTAGTTGAGAGAATTATTCCTGCATTAGAGCAGGGAATGATTGTACTATGTGATCGTTTTATTGATAGCTCGCTTGCTTATCAAGGGCATGCACGCGGCTTAGAAATTGAAGAAATTTATAGTATTAATACATTTGCGATTGCTGATGTTATGCCAGATATAACGCTGTATTTTGATATTGAACCAGATGAAGGATTAAAGCGAATTCAAGCGAATAATCATCGGGAAGTGAATCGTTTAGACTTGGAAACAATCGATTTCCATAAAAAAGTACGTGAAGGCTATCAGCTTGTAATGAATCGATGGAAGGAGAGATTCGTATTAATTGATGCGAGTCAATCGTTAGAGTTCGTGTTTGAACAGGCAAAGCAAAGTATTGTAGAATTTTTGCATAAAAAAGGATGATAGGACAACGATTTGTCATTATCCTCCTTTCTAACAATTAATATAATGGTAAAATAATACAGTTAATATCTGATACATGAATTTATAATACTTAAGTGAGTTGATCATTTTGAATAAAACATGGCAGGAAGCAAAACAAGTACAGCCGCAGATTATGAGGATGTTGCAAAATAGCTTAGTAAAAAAACGAGTAGCACATGCTTATTTGTTTGAAGGAGAAAAAGGAATAGGTAAACATGAAGTGAGCCATGTTTTTGCTAAAAGCTTGTTGTGTGAAGCTCCTATTGCTGGTTATGAGCCATGTGAAGAGTGTAGAAATTGCAAGCGAATCATGAGTGGAAATCATCCAGATGTTCATTATATTGAGCGAGATGGCTTATCGATTAAAAAGGAGCAAATTAAACAGCTTCAAGAGGAATTTTCGAAAAAAAGCGTAGAAGCAAATCGGAAAATCTATATGATTGCTGATGCTGATAAAATGTCCGTAGGTGCGGCTAATAGCTTATTGAAGTTTCTAGAAGAGCCATCGGATGACACAGTTGCCATCTTAATGACTGAGCAAGTTCAGAGGATATTACCAACGATTATTTCGCGATGTCAAGTATTAACCTTTCAGCCGCTTTCTCCTGAGAATGTGAAACAAAAATTGATAGAGCACAATCTTCAACCGCAAATTGCCTCCGTCATTTCCCAAATTACTCAAAATGTAGAAGAAGGTTTAGCGCTGAGCCACGATGAATGGTTTGTACAAGCTCAAAAAATAGTGGTAAAATTATATGAAGTGTTAAAACAAAACCGGATGAAGGCATTGTTATTTTTACAAACGGATTGGTTTTCTCACTTTAAGGAACGAGAGCAACTAGATAAAGGGCTTGATTTACTACTTTTGATTTATAAGGATTTACTATATATTCAATTGGACAAGCGGAACTTCGTCGTGTTTCAAAATCAGGAAGAAGAGCTTGCCTCTCATGCTCTTCAGCTCTCACAAAGGCGTCTTGCAGATTGTATGGGCACTATTTTGGATACGAAACGAAAGTTGTCGTCCAATACAAATCCACAGCTGTTAATGGAACAGCTTGTGCTGAATTTGCAGGAGGGATCATGATTTGTATGATGTTGTAGGCGTCCGTTTTAAAAAAGCGGGCAAAATATACTATTTTGATCCGGGTGAAATCGATATTCCTAAGGATGACTTTGTCATAGTGGAAACCGTTCGTGGTGTGGAATTCGGCAAGGTTGTAACAGCCCGGAAGCAAGTAGGAGAAAATGATGTTGTCCTGCCTTTGAAAAAAGTGTTAAGGATTGCGGATAAAAAAGATCGGTTAATTGTAGAGGAGAATAAAGCGGCTGCTAAAGAGGCCTACGATATTTGCTGTCAAAAGGTAGAAGAACATAAGCTAGATATGAAGCTTGTTGATGTTGAGTATACATTTGATCGAAATAAAGTTGTTTTCTTTTTTACAGCAGATGGACGTGTTGATTTTCGTGATTTAGTGAAAGACTTGGCTGCTATTTTTCGAACTAGAATTGAACTTCGCCAAATTGGTGTACGCGATGAAGCTAAAATGCTAGGCGGAATTGGACCATGTGGCCGAATGCTTTGCTGTTCAACGTTTCTTGGTGACTTTGAGCCTGTCTCCATTAAAATGGCGAAAGACCAAAATCTATCGTTAAATCCAACAAAAATATCAGGCTTATGCGGACGTCTGATGTGTTGCTTAAAATATGAAAATGATGAATACGAAAGTGCAAAAGAACTGCTTCCTGATTTAGGGGAAATTATTAAAACTCCAAACGGTAAAGGCAAGGTAGTTGGGCTTAACATTCTAGAACGTGTACTTCAAGTTGAATTAATCGAACAAGACAGAGTATTAGAATATACTTTAGATGAGATTCTAAACGAGGGAGCCGTTTCTATTCAAGCCACAGATTAGTAAGGTGGTGGGTAGCGTGGATAAGAAAGAGATTTTTGAATCGGTTACGAGTATGGAAACCCAAATCGGTCAACTGTACAAACAGCTTGGAGAATTGAAAGAACATCTTGCCGAAGTATTGGAAGATAATCAATCATTAAAGCTGGAGAATGACCACTTGCGACGTAGATTAGATTTAATTGAAGTGCCAAAGGCTGCTAAAAAAGGAGCCAGCAAGGTGAAAGTGAAGTCGATAAATAGTGAGGAAAAGACTATAGATATCGGTGAAGGGTATGATAACTTAGCTCGCATTTATCAAGAAGGTTTTCATATTTGTAATCTTCATTTTGGTAGTTTACGTAAAGAAGGAGATTGTCTCTTCTGTCTATCCTTTTTAAATAAAAAATAGCCTAGGGAGCGTTTATTTGTCTCTTTTACATGATAACATATAGTAATTCGAGGTCTGACATGTAAGCATGAGTCAGACCTTTTTTGTACGATGAAAAATGGCTAGGAGGAAACAATCTATGGTGCAACTTAGAGAAGATGAGCGACTTGATTATTTATTAGCAGAGGATTTAAGAATTATTCAAAGTCCTTCTGTGTTTGCCTTTTCATTAGATGCCGTGCTATTGTCGAAATTTGTGAATGTACCAATTCAAAAAGGGAAACTAGTTGATCTATGTTCAGGAAATGGGATTATCCCGTTGTTATTGAGTACTCGGACAAAAGGCTCAATTATAGGTGTTGAAATTCAAGAGCGGCTTTGTGATATGGCGCGTCGAAGTGTAAACTATAATGAGCTATCTCAGCAAATTGAGATGATTCATGGTGATTTGAAAGAGATAGTGAAGGAGATTGGGTATAGCAAATACGATGTAGTGACGTGTAATCCACCGTATTTTCCAACGCCTTCTCAAGAGGAAATCAATAAAAATGAACATTATGCAATTGCTCGTCATGAGATTATGTGTAACCTTGAAGACGTCATTCGAGTAAGCAGTCAACTGTTACGTCAAGGCGGAAAGGCTGCTTTTGTTCATCGTCCAGGGCGATTAATGGATATATTAAGTCTAATGAGGCAATATCGCATTGAGCCGAAGCGACTTCAGTTTGTTTATCCAAAACAAAATAAAGAAGCGAATACGATTTTAATTGAGGGAATTAAAGATGGGAACCCGGACTTAAAGGTGTTACCACCGCTTGTTGTCTATAATGAACAAAATGAATATAATCCAGACATTAGAAGGATTTTATATGGAGAGCAGTAAGCATTATTTTTATGTATTAGAATGCGCAGATACAAGCTATTATGCAGGTTATACAAATCATCTAGAACGCCGTGTAAATCTTCATAATCAAGGAAAAGGGGCCAAATATACGCGTGGGAGAACACCTGTTTCACTTATTTATTATGAAACCTTTGATACGAAAAAGGAGGCTATGCAAGCTGAATATCGTTTTAAGCAGCTATCACGGCAGAGTAAACAGAAATGGATGAAAAAGGAGGAGTAGTATGTGGCAGCAGAAGAGTTTTGAAAGAGAAGGTCTCGAGCCGGCCTTGTATTTAGTACCAACCCCTATTGGCAATTTAGAAGATATGAGCTTTCGAGCTTTACGTATTTTAAAGGAAGCAGATGTTATTGCAGCAGAGGATACAAGAAATACGAAAAAGCTATGCAATTATTTTGAGATTACAACACCGATTGTAAGCTATCATGAGCATAATAAAGAGAATAGCGGCAGGCATATGCTAGATCGACTTCGTAACGGACAGGTAATTGCTTTAGTCAGCGATGCAGGAATGCCAACGATTTCAGATCCAGGTTATGAACTAGTAAAAGATGCAATTGCCGAGCAATTAAAGGTTATTCCGCTCCCGGGGGCAAATGCAGCTTTAACAGCTTTAATTGCTTCAGGTTTAGTACCACAACCCTTTTATTTTTATGGATTTTTGCAAAGAGGGGCTAAACAGAAGAAGGAGGAGCTTCAGAGATTAAAGAAGATAGAAGCTACATGGGTTATGTATGAATCCCCTC from Peribacillus asahii carries:
- a CDS encoding YbaB/EbfC family nucleoid-associated protein, whose product is MRGGMGNMQNMMKQMQKMQKKMAEAQEKLGEEKIEGTAGGGMVTVIVTGHKEIVDVTIKPEVVDPDDIEMLQDLVLAATNDALKKAEELTNQTMGQFTKGMNLPF
- the recR gene encoding recombination mediator RecR translates to MHYPEPISKLIDSFMKLPGIGPKTAARLAFFVLGMKEDTVLDFAKALINAKRNLSYCSVCGHITDQDPCMICEDQRRDRDVICVVQDPKDVIAMEKMREFNGLYHVLHGSISPMDGIGPEDINIPDLLKRLQDETVQEVILATNPNIEGEATAMYISRLLKPSGIKVTRIAHGLPVGGDLEYADEVTLSKAIEGRREI
- a CDS encoding YaaL family protein, with translation MFFRRKKRLRHEYDAALIQQLEYFKQNWMNQKTLLERSVDPSEEAKATLKIAELKYFYMFREAKQRQAKVKR
- a CDS encoding pro-sigmaK processing inhibitor BofA family protein, producing MEPVVFVAIIAGLILLLLIVGAPLKPIRYVGQVIIKLVIGAVFLFFLNTLGNQVGIHVPINFVTSAIAGVLGIPGVAALAAIDYWVI
- a CDS encoding sigma factor G inhibitor Gin, which encodes MLETTTTEKTAGETCVVCECRKTSGIHVYTSFICEECEREIITTDTKDERYKYYLKQLKKITHPEIFS
- a CDS encoding aminotransferase class I/II-fold pyridoxal phosphate-dependent enzyme, yielding MNQLQTPLFSALAAFHKENKVSYHVPGHKNGQIFMKQGRKMYESLLQIDATELSGLDDLHAPEGPIKEAEQLLANLYDVQNSYFLVNGSTVGNIAMIMGTCEEGDTVLVQRNCHKSILHGLMLADVKPVFLQPTIYKEWEVAGGLDVQLITEALNLYPETKAIILTSPNYYGLSQELSSIITVAHNKGIPVLVDEAHGAHFSANNQFPQSAIEAGADVVVHSAHKTLPAMTMGSYLHVNTTLVSRERIEWYLQMLQSSSPSYPIMGSLDLARAYLAAFTEDDCQFLIKRIADFKDQLSAVKEVEVLEPPKGVVADPLKVSIRSTQGLSGYEVQALLEEAGIYSELADPRNVLLILPLLKKEQFYPLRQTIEQIQGALKGKKGQNSTSSMIQWKEEAIITTLVVSYSDMKQMKTKQVLLNEAIGQVSAEMVIPYPPGIPFIMPGEMITAEKVATLKHLLAHKSRFHGGQALMSGELIVYESGSVR
- the tmk gene encoding dTMP kinase — encoded protein: MNRGAFITLEGPEGAGKTTILQLLGAALEKEGHRVVVTREPGGIPIAEQIREVILNKENTAMDSRTEALLYAAARRQHLVERIIPALEQGMIVLCDRFIDSSLAYQGHARGLEIEEIYSINTFAIADVMPDITLYFDIEPDEGLKRIQANNHREVNRLDLETIDFHKKVREGYQLVMNRWKERFVLIDASQSLEFVFEQAKQSIVEFLHKKG
- the holB gene encoding DNA polymerase III subunit delta': MNKTWQEAKQVQPQIMRMLQNSLVKKRVAHAYLFEGEKGIGKHEVSHVFAKSLLCEAPIAGYEPCEECRNCKRIMSGNHPDVHYIERDGLSIKKEQIKQLQEEFSKKSVEANRKIYMIADADKMSVGAANSLLKFLEEPSDDTVAILMTEQVQRILPTIISRCQVLTFQPLSPENVKQKLIEHNLQPQIASVISQITQNVEEGLALSHDEWFVQAQKIVVKLYEVLKQNRMKALLFLQTDWFSHFKEREQLDKGLDLLLLIYKDLLYIQLDKRNFVVFQNQEEELASHALQLSQRRLADCMGTILDTKRKLSSNTNPQLLMEQLVLNLQEGS
- a CDS encoding PSP1 domain-containing protein, which produces MYDVVGVRFKKAGKIYYFDPGEIDIPKDDFVIVETVRGVEFGKVVTARKQVGENDVVLPLKKVLRIADKKDRLIVEENKAAAKEAYDICCQKVEEHKLDMKLVDVEYTFDRNKVVFFFTADGRVDFRDLVKDLAAIFRTRIELRQIGVRDEAKMLGGIGPCGRMLCCSTFLGDFEPVSIKMAKDQNLSLNPTKISGLCGRLMCCLKYENDEYESAKELLPDLGEIIKTPNGKGKVVGLNILERVLQVELIEQDRVLEYTLDEILNEGAVSIQATD